ATCCAAGTATGTTCAAACTTATGACAGGGCATGTGCTGTCATAGCCGTTTCATAATAAAATAAAGGGTACTTCTTTATACCACTTTCTTGGTTAAACACATGACTTTGCTATCATGTGGGACAAAGTTAAACTCACTTATGGGGGGGGGAAATGCACATGCCAAAAAGGATTACATAAACCACAATGTGCATAATTTCATACAAAGCTTTGTTGGGAATTTGGTTGCTGGGCATATTAGTAGGAACTCGCTATGCCTGTTTGTTCTACATTTTGACACTTGGCaacttaaaaaatatatatatataaattatcaATATGACTGAGGGtagactaaactaaactaaactaaactaaactaaacacctCTATAGCTTTTTCaatcaatatatatatgtataggttgAATCCCACACACTGGTAAACAAACATCCCAAACCCTATACGCGGTGCCTAAATTTCTGCCACACCTtatcttccctcttcctctttcttttcctctctccctttctgtatTTATCCCAGCTGCTGGTGGTGAAACTGGCTGGTGCTCCTTCCTCTGGCTCTGACAGGGGCCCTCCACCATTCTCCTCCGGgcccctcttcctcttgctcCCCCTCCCCATGAGCCCACCAGCACGTTCCGGGGGCTTCAGAGAACAGTCCAtctgtaaaaacaatgcaatcTGATTCTCTCACGGCAATTCttaggcacatgcacacagagagaatgtaGGCAAGCCTTGGGGTTCAAGAAGATGACATTGTGCTGCAATAACACAGACTCCAACCACAGCAGACCCATAGCTACAATCAAAACAACAGCTTTTCTCAGGTAAAcatggcaaaaaaaacaacatgtatGATGAAGTTACACATCTTTTATCTTCTCATCGTCACATTAGAAGCAGTTCCAAACTTAGTTAATTAGCAAATATACAGGACAATTACCTCCAAGGCCTCCAAGCTTATGAAGCTGGAAATGGCAAAGCCATCTATTATATCTTCTTCGCAGGAAACAGACTCTCGCTTTCTCCGGCGAGGAGGCCTGTGCCTGACACCAGGGAAACCAGGCCGACATTCTGCACCAGCCGCACCAAGTAAGGAGTCGCCCCTGCAAACCTCCTGGTCTGAGGCCGAGGACGGAGACGAAGCCCTGTGCTCGGCTAGATTTGCTCTCCTTCTGCGTCGTTCTCTGTCGCGTTGAGAACGGGAGCGACGGCTTTGCCTGCACCCACCGTTTCGACTCGGACCGTCCATGTCAAAATGCACTGCACCAATCCAAGTCCAACTAAAGGCACTTTAAATCCCGGTCCGGTCGAAGGCACTCCCTTGTCTCAATATGAACAAACACCTTCTGGACTCGCTGTGGAGTCCCTGTGTAAAATGGCGTTAATAGTCCTGTCTATATTTCAGAGTCTGCCGGAGACAGTACGGCATCAGTGCAGTTCAGTCGAGTCATGTTACAAAAACCAGTTGGATCGGCAATAAAATTCTTATAAGTTAAATCCACATAGCTGTCTTGTTGTCAACACATGGCTGACTTTATCAGAAGTAATGATCAAAACATTCTAAGGATGCTTCAGCATGCTAGCAAACATCCCGATAGCTTGCTATGCTGAATATCCTTTTgtacacaaaatggatgtggcTAACGTCGTTGTCTACCTCTACAACTGGATTAACGATAGTTGTAGTTAAACTGACTCCAacaatcttttattttgtgttcCCGAAGTTCAGTCTCATTTAGAATGGGCAATTTTCATAACGCGATTCAACATAGCTAAAAATTAATCCTAATGTGTTAGCTTTTAGCAACAAATCTGGCTAGTTGGCTGACGTTTTCATCAGCTAACGTTATTCGACTTGTGAGCCACCTTGGTAATGTTTCTTACATTAAATTCACAAAGAAGTGAAAACACGGGTCAGACTATTCTGTGATAGGCAGATGACCACACTGGATTAAATGGaatcaaacaatcaatcaaaccGTTTAACTGTCTGATTGTCGTTCCTTCATCTAACGTTTACTAGCTAGCACAGTAGTTGCAATGACGATAATATACTCAACATTTAACGTTAGCAGTCTTAGCCAGCCAGCTACGTCAGATAGTTATATCAGTGCTAATTCCAGGGCGGACAAAAATCTCTTTCAACATGTTACAAAACTGTTGAAAGGCAGACAAATATTAATGAATATCAGCAACACACTGGCATAATCGTTCTCATATCCTTTGCGTTGCTGGCTAAGCGCCATCGGAACAGATGAGGCTAGCAAGCATATAGCTACTTTGTTAAcgttacctagctagctagccagctagcaggCTTGCTGTATGTAGACCATGCCCCATAATTATTTGACTAATCTAGCTTTAAAAATAATAGCTAGTCAAGCCAATGAGCTAAAATCGAACAAGCTTAAAATCGTACAATTTACCAACGCTACATGTACAATTAATGTTACAGATCAAATGGATATTTCCGAGGGACAGAAGCTAAAAGAAAACAACAGTTAAACTAGAAAGGTTGCCGACATTCTTTCCATCGTTGGGGAAGGCAGGAAGGATCCAATGCCAATGGTTGTATTATCTTACTAGCGAAGAAAGAAGTGGCTaacaagttagctagctaactggtTGGATCTAATTAATTTACGTATGGAAACAGTCGGACGGATAATAGGCAATGTAATGAACTGACACCTATcaattaaataataacaatttcCTCGTTCTTCTGTCAATCTGATTTTTTCCGATACCCATTAAACCAAAATATCCAAGGCCGAGCAAAAAGCCTCGAGCTAGATTTACAGAGACATGAAACGTCGACCAAACCCCGCATAGGCCGGGCAAGTTCCGCGGCCCACTGTAATCCACTGTGTTGGAGGAAGTTGAATAATCTGCCGACGTCTCCAATCAAATCGAATCAACTTCTAGCCGGAGTCTTCACTTGTAAACGTATGATGGCACAGACGAATTATCTAACCACCAAAAtagatttatatattttatattgtcTTAAATTAGCAACGTATCTCTAGGGCATACAACCCTGGACAGACGAGCTGTATTGTGCTCCAGTAGGATTTCTTCCTCTGCAGTTTACGAGGATAGGACAAATCCCAACAACAAATGTGGTAGTAGCGCCATCTGGCCGTTGAACCAGTATTTCAAATTgagacaactttgaggtctacTCTACTGTTGTGACAGCAGAAATTGGAAGGGATTGTGTAAAACATTTTCTCTAAGATGAAACCACTTAAGAGTAAGTATCTCTGAcgttctcctctgtctctatgGAATACCACAAAATGCGTCGACCGAATGAAGTGACAGGTGATGTCATAAATGCAGACCAACTTCAGAGTTGCCAACTTCGAATTTCCTATTCAGTCTGCCCACATGTCCAACTTTATAGTTTGTTCTAATGAATTTGAATGTTGTTACACACGTGCTAAGTTATCACAAAACAATATAAAGTACACGGGTGTCTTGTAAAACTTGACTGTTCTTATGCCAACATAAAGTGCCAAAAAATATTATTGGACAGTTTATTATGACGTTTTGTACTACGTCACATCCCACCAAAGCGACACTAACAGGAAGTGCAGTTATTTTGATACGGAAGTATCAAGCAAAATAaggcaaagaagaagtggataGAATAACATACGAAGAATACGTCGTGTCATTTCTTGTGGTTCTGTACAGCTGCTAGATTAAAGTGTCCGACAGACATCTCCAAGGTACGAATACAAGTAAAAGGCAGTCAATTAGATACGTGCTTTACTGCTGATAAATAAACTTTTAACATTAGCTTGGTattttagctagctagcctaaCGTTACTAAACAGTTAACGTTGTCATTATTGCCTGTTCAGTTTACAATTGTTATACAGTAATGCCTGTGACATTACAAGTGGTTCAGAGGTTTATGTGTTTCGAGtgatacaatacaaatacaaggCGTTATGACACTGCTACGGTTAGCTATCTCACGTTAGCTACGTTCATTGAGCTTTATATTTCAAATTGGAAATGGCGTTTAACTGATGTTTTGTTCTCTAAGTTCAGAGGAATACATCTTTTAGTTCAGGTATCCGGTGCCGTCTCGGATCGTTTTTGTAGTAATTGGTGTTTTCTGGAGTGATATTTGGGGTTTGGTTACCGAAGTCCATGTCCACCGCCTGCCGTCGTCAATCACGGGGTGATGTTTCCTTGTGATCTCGGTAGACCGATACCTGCTATTTATTTTTGGTTGTTTTGGATGATTTGCGTGAACAGGTTAACTTGCATTTTTCCACCTTATTTGTGTTAAGTCATCAGTGGTCATAGGGTGTGTCAACATTACTCACTTACGACATATTTCAACGACTGACCATGTCGGAAGTAATATCTGAGGCTGGTGTAATCTGAGTTGTTTACATTTAACGGATAATGCCATGCTCGTTTCATGATTCCAAACATTATGTGGTGGACGAACTTCAAAACATTGTTATGTTTAAACAAATACACTGGACAAATACACAACATATTTTTGTCTTTGATGTAATCTTGtgattttgcaatgcttcagaTGGAATTCCTATTTGGAAAAAGGAAAACCCCAGAGGAGATGTTGCGACAGAATCAGAGGGCACTGAATCGAGCAATGAGAGAccttgacagagagagacagagactggaaCAGCAGGAGAAGAAGATAATAGCTGACATCAAGAAAATGGCCAAACAAGGACAGATGGTGAGAGATCAAATGTATCTGTTATCCATCACAGACATTTACATAGAAAATGGCACCAGCTTTGTAGAATACAAAGATAAGAACAATATGACTAAATGTACTTGACAAGTGCAATGTGACTGACATCCTGCATTCTCCTAACACAGGATGCGGTCAAAATCATGGCCAAGGACCTTGTTCGCACACGGCGCTACGTCAAAAAATTCATCATGATGAGAGCGAACATCCAAGCAGTCAGCCTTAAAATTCAGACATTAAAGTCAAACAACAGCATGGCACAGGCCATGAAGGGGGTAACCAAGGCCATGGCTACCATGAACAGACAGGTAAATATGTTCGCCACTCCCAATATGGCAATTCAATGTGGTCCTGTAATGGGATGTTACTGCAGATGGAGTATTCATGGACTTTGGTGTATGAGTTTTAGACTCTAATCCGGATCCAAGAAGAAACTCATACCCACTTAGTCACAATATTGCTGTATATTTCAGTATGTATAGATAACCATGTTATAATTATTATGCAACATTGACTTCTATTGATATTACACATTATTAATGAAGGTTTTTTCCGTACAGTGAATCTTCAAAGTGCTATCAAGAGTAAATATACTTCATTTTACATGTAACTTTCATTCTTCAGCAGTAGAAATTTTAGATGCCAAAATACCactaataatttattttaacattTAGAGTAAAATTAGAGTAAAGAATTTGAATTGAATCTTTGAATTGCAATAATTTTAATTGTTCCTCTTCCTGTCATTCAAACTCTTTTTCCTTATCTGGTGAGCTGTGGCAAATTAGGTCAAGTTACAGTCCTTTCAATAATGGAAGCTAACGTTGAAATTCAGAAAGTATTCCAactgacattcttttttttaatcaatctCAGCTGAAACTGCCTCAGATTCAGAAGATCATGATGGAATTTGAACGACAGAGCGAAATCATGGACATGAAGGAGGAAATGATGAACGATGCAATCGACGATGCAATgggtgatgaggatgatgaagatgagaggTGAGTGGAATACGCATTCTTTTCAAAAGCCTCTGGAAATGTGAGTTGAATTTGTCTTTGAATACTTTTCTTTCTTGGCCGCCATAGTGATGCCATCGTTTCTCAAGTCTTGGATGAACTGGGCCTTAATCTTTCAGACGAACTTTCAAGTAAGAACCTCTTTGTTACGTCTCTGTATATCCCTAAAAGGTGCTCATCCATGCATCATAACTCCTTGTTACCGCACAatctgtttatcacaaagctaACATGTTGGATCACTACCTTCATGTCTAaatacaatctttttctcttttctccctgttCAAATAGACCTTCCCTCGATGGGAGGCAGCCTGTCTGTGGCCGGGGGGAAGAAGGTTGAACCACAGGCAGCCCTGGCAGATGCAGATGCGGACCTGGAGGAGAGACTCAATAACCTCAGGAGAGACTGAGGGGAACCAGGAAGACTTGGGTGGAGGCTTTAATACAGATATAAGCGTGTAAAGTTTTTCTCTCTGACTTCTTTATTGAATCATAGATTGCATAAGAGGTAGGACATGAGGATGAACACTGGAGTGTTTGAGGTGTCTTTGTTAAACAGCATATGGTTTTGTTGGGTCTGTTTCATTATTATTTCTGTGCTCTAAGTGCAGTTTATACTCTTGTGCATTACCAGTGACCAGTCATAATCCAAACAAATGTATTCCCTTCAAATCTTAGTTAAATTGGGGGTTAAAGGGGAAAATGTGGTTATTAAATAGATGATTGTTTTGATTATGTCTCAAGCCTTGAGAGAATTTAACACTAATTGCTCTCCCATTGATAAAAATGAATAGGCGAAGCAGCCCCAGATTTGACAGATTTATAGTTGCATTTGCAATAACCTGTGCATCGCTATATTGTTGCCTATTTAGGTTATATGTGACTGGACAAGTCCACAGATTTCCTTATATGACTGACATCAGGTTGTAGTATTGGTGCACTCCAAGgactgttctctcttctctttctgttttttctgtatttgttgTTCAATACACATGGAGGTTTATATACTCAGATGTCTCAAATGAAGCTTAGAACTATCTCTGGGGTCTCTGAACAGGTCCTGATTAGGAAATACAATTTGAAGTCCTGTGTGCCAGTCGGTGCCACACTTTTTAAGAAACAAGTCGGCGGAATATGTCTATCTAAACATGAGATGTGGAACGCTATATGGTCATTTTGAAATCAAAATATTATGTAAGTGAAAATGATGATTGCAGTGAAGCCGGGGTTCTCCTTAGTTGAGACGATCGCCAAAAATGGCAACAAGTTATTGTGATACTTGTGGAAGTGCTTATCTCAAGATaaatggggggatgggggggtgttATATTTTTAGAGAAATTAtttcttattttgtttttgtttgctcaaataaacatttttcacaTTTACCAAAACGAGGACCACCCTTATGATGTGTATTCAAGTGTTCAAGCATTGATTTCCTCTCCGAAGCGCTAAAACCATACATTGCCAATCCCAATCTCAGATTTTATGCCTTTTATGACACACCAAGTACAAAAGTTTTGATGGCATGTGAATTTTTCCACAGCTGATGTCACCTTTGAAACAAATTTGACCTGCCTACCTAAACATCATTATTTTTATATCAAATCTGACCGTGCATATaaaaggaggggaagaaaatatCAGAGCAAATACATGTAGTGACTGGCCAATACTTTTTTTATGCTCTGTCTTTCACATAAAAACAGTGCACATGTGATCTGACCACCATTGTGGGCGCCATCTTAATTTCAAAATGGCTgtcaaaacaatacatttcaactGCTAGAGCATATGAGAGGTTGATTTAATTTCCTAAATCGTGACATCAGGATACAAAATGGATTGCAAAAGACTGGATGGACAACAATTATTGTGCTGTCGGAAGTTACAACCTCTGGTTGAGCTGAAGCAGTCTCGAAAGGACTGCACTTCACAAGGTACAAAGATATGTGCACCAAGTCACAGCAGCCCTGTACGTTCTACAGATATCTGCTTAACCAAAACTGCAAAAGATTTCTCACCAAATGTTGAAAAGTTGAGGTAAAAATCCTGATGCAGTGTCAACACAGGTACATACCCCCAATTCCATTACTGGCCTTTAGTTTTGGAACTTGAAATTCTTGTACTTCAATTTCTGTGTTGTCAGAGAAGCAGATGTTGAACTCTACATTAAAATGTCTTGGGCCGATTGTTCAATGGATGTTCTCATATCAAAGACAGCAAGTAGTCAGTTTATGAGGAATTTGAGTAAGGGTAACTTTGAAGTACAAAAATCAGTCCATGCGTTGCTGACCGTGGCCATGGACCAAGCCCATGAACAAATGAACAACAAAATCAAAGGAGATGGAGGTGTAATTGGAATAACAGATAACCCATCAGCTTTGATAAGTGGATAACAGCTAGCCCAGAAGGCGCTCAGTTCATTGATGAGTTTAAATCTTCTGAAAAGATATGCTTAAAAGCTACACAACACCATGTCCACTCATTCTCCATTCAATCGAAGTTTGCACATATCAAGGCAACATTTCAGGAATCAGGAAATCTATTCACAGAACAGAGCAGTGCTCTTGTTCGACTGGATACAAAGGGATCGTGGACAAAGTGCCTAGATGTGGTGTGAGATCAATACATCCATAACAGCTCGGAAGTGCTCAgcaagacagagaaggagatcaGGGAACCACATTATTGTCAAAAGCTCCACACCAAAGAACTGGCAGTTTCTTTTGTGCTGACAAAAACTAAACTCGTGCTGCATCAGTACATGTCGTGAAGCATTTCCAAGTTATCAACTGAAGGGAAGGAGGTGTATAGCACAGAAGATATGAATGTCGTGTCGTCACGTGACCGGATAGGACCTTACCTGGTTCCTTCTGATCATGAGGAGGCTGCCACTAGGCTTATCTTGCATGCATTCTATTGCTCACAAAGTGGCCACAAGTAAGTCTTGATCAAGTCAGTTGACACTGATGTTGCTGTGGCAACTTCCACAGATTACATCTGGACGAACAGTGGATTGCATACGGAATCAGAAAACACTGCAGGGTAATACCTGCTCATGACATTGCAACCAaccaaggagaagagagagcgcTTCCAGTTTTTCATGCCGTTACTGGATGCAACACCACCTCATCGTTCGGTGGCATGGGTAAACATGCAGCTTTGGACACATGGACAGGTTTCCCCAAAGTTACACAAGCATTTGAGTCTTTGAGTCTCAAATGGCCACCTGTATCAGAGATTACAACATTCGCCAGCTCAAAAGATTTGTGATACTTCTTAACAAGAGAAGAAGCTAAAGCATACAGGTGAATCAGGCAAGAAAACAGTTTTTACCTAAGGGAGTCAGCTAGATCGCATACTACCAACAGAGGCTGACCTCACACAGCACATTAAGAGCTGCGGATAAAAGTGTGCAATATGATTGTATAAGGTACTGCCGTGGCAGTTATAGgtgaaatgctttttttttttttttttttttttaagggcagccattttgaaacAAAGATGGTGGCCACTGTTTTATTCAGATGGCATGTGTCCTGTTTTTATATATCAAAGAGCCttaaaataaatgcattttttgaCAATGTGCTCTACATCAGCTGAAAACTTAGTAAAATACATAGTTGTGAAAACTCAATGACTGAGGCAAGATGGTGTAATACAAAATGATAAGATTTGTATTTTTAGCTCCAAAAccagtttttgtattttatcaACAGACTATCATAGAATGACAATATTGGTTATACATCACTTGGAACATTAAATAATAGAAAAATAACAGCCATGTCTTGCTTATGTACAACCATTATAAAGTTCTGTAGGCTATGTACAGATGAGCAGTTTTACATATTTAAAACTCGTACAGGTTGTATGGTGTTGAAGTGGCTTTTTGTGCTTTTGTCCTACAAACGAGTTAGAGAACGGGTGTGGCTTCAAGACCTACACCAACACCAAAAAGGGAATTGTTAATTAAATGGGGGATTGAAAAGGACTGCACACTAGGGTAACTCTGCACAAGATACTTCTCACTGTGAATTAGATATAGGGTGCTGTATGACCCAATAGCTCTTGAGCGGAATATCTAAACTTTATTTCTCAAGAGAAAATGTTCCTAGATAAGCATACTGGGAAACCCCAAACATTATCATGTGGGAAAATCTCTGGAGATTAATTTTGGGTGGTCAATGACAGTGacatcactcattcattcattttgatacAAACTTCTTCTAAATGCAAGTGCAGATTTGTTACAAATTCAAAAACAAATCAATTTCAAGACAGGAGTCTCAATGTTTTACTGAATGTCTTCTGTAGACCCGAGGCACATACCTCTAGGGGTTTATTTCTGACAAATAAGGTTTCAATCTCAGCTTTTGCCAGCAAGTGCccatttcaaacaaacaatgtaaccatgcacactcacaataaaacacattgtttttgaGAGCTTTTTCAAGTTTTTCTTCCTGCCTGTTCATGGGGCATTTACTGCTTCTCCAATGCCGCCATGcagacttttaaaaaaaatgatcacaagcatataaatgtatggaaCAATCTGCTGCCCACTGCAGCAGTCATTAGTGAGATGAGACTAACCAACAGGACATGCATGCCGTGCATCGGCAATGTCTTACAACCACATCTTAGCGCACGTtgcaaaatgtttcttttttttcttccaaaaacTATTTTTCACTTGAAGCTTTGTCTGCACAACCAAGGTCACTACagtgaaagcacacaaaaaaaaaaaacagggaaacGATTGATACAGGTTTCAgtcaaggcaaaaaaaaaaaaaaaaaaaaaaaaaaaaaaaaagagagaacgaaaacacaaaaatatgtgTAAACATTAACAGAGGGTTCAGGAGGCTCCTTAAAGAGGGTGGCGCTCCATAATCAATATACACATACTTCGAAAAACCTGACAGCAATTCAGCCAGTATTGCTTTCCTTGTGGTTTTGCTATGGTTTTGCGGTTGTGACTGACCTCTCACAGGCCAGTCCTGGCACCGTTGTCTTAGCGGCACGCTCTTCCACCAACCCAGCCTGGGGATGCCCATCCAGGCCTGCTGAAGTAAGCTACTCCACAGAGAGACAAGACTACCCTATCAGAGGCCTGTCTGCGGCCCTCCCGGCCTTTCCCGGCCAGCGAAGGTGGTCCTGCTGTCCGTGCCCAGCCATCAATAACACTAAAGTTCtgcttgtttttagtttttgt
This region of Clupea harengus unplaced genomic scaffold, Ch_v2.0.2, whole genome shotgun sequence genomic DNA includes:
- the chmp2a gene encoding charged multivesicular body protein 2a produces the protein MEFLFGKRKTPEEMLRQNQRALNRAMRDLDRERQRLEQQEKKIIADIKKMAKQGQMDAVKIMAKDLVRTRRYVKKFIMMRANIQAVSLKIQTLKSNNSMAQAMKGVTKAMATMNRQLKLPQIQKIMMEFERQSEIMDMKEEMMNDAIDDAMGDEDDEDESDAIVSQVLDELGLNLSDELSNLPSMGGSLSVAGGKKVEPQAALADADADLEERLNNLRRD